From the genome of Trypanosoma brucei brucei TREU927 chromosome 11 chr11_scaffold01 genomic scaffold, whole genome shotgun sequence:
CAGTTCAAAGCAGCGCACGTACCAACCTATCGCGTGACCAACGATACCAAGCAACGCTCCGTATCCAAGGAGCCTATGAACCCAAATGGACGACTCCCATGAGGTCCCCAAAATTGAGTGAAGCACAGAATAACGACTCACGGGAAATATGGAAAGCGAGAGAAAAGCTACGGCCAACTGACCCATTGAACGATACCATCGCTCGGATGATACCGTGTCATTAGAGATGTCAGTGTACCTCTGCTTAAAGTTATGACCCTGGATccagtacaaaaaaaatagcacaATCATtgaaaaagtgagaaaaagaaaacccaCCTCGCCGTACGTGTAATCACGCAACACTGGGCATCTCCGCTTGAGAAACCTCCGCCCGTAGCGGAAAGAACGAATCAACGCAGTGGTAAGTAGTATAACGAACAAGTAACCGTAGAATATCAGATTACTTGGGTACGCCTTCAGCACTACCTCGTCATTTATTACCAAATTTCTCGTGCGTATCCACGACCACGGCAGATCCGGGCAAGTGTATGTATGAGGCTCAGTTCGGCACAGGGTGTAGTTGTGCGAGCTGAGCATCCTGGCATTTCTTGCTATGCGCACAGGCAAAAACGATTCTAAGGAGTTCGGCATATAAAGTGATACAACGGCCCAAAACGAGACGAACGCGACGGCGAACAGGAACCTCAAAAGTGGTGCGAATCGATCTGAGACAAATCGACGGCCTTTGTGGCCTGTCCAAAAAGGGTCAACGCCGAATACACGGCGTGCGGCTTGAAAGAGGATTACAACTCCGATCGGAACGAAGGACAAGAACGCTGCCAAACCAAGACCCGAACGGAATGCAACGCCGGCTTCTGGACGGCCACCTCGGTTCGTCGAGGCAGTGCTCCCGGTGCAAAAAACGGCAAGGCACTGCATGGTCTCGCTTCCCCACACAGCTCCTAGACCCCCTAACACGACAAACACCAAACCTAGCATCCCCATTAAAATAAGACCCAAAATGCCACCATGTATGCAAGCGAGAGTGCTTGTCCCGACGTACAGTAGAGAAACTCCCAGTGTAGAAAACACgccgaaggaaaagagacCAATAAAGTTCAGTGCATCGTAACCCGCCCAATTACTTGGATGCGGGCCCACGTTGTTGAACATTTCAGCCTTAAACCATAACAGAAGGCCTAGCACCGCTATGCACACACTGATAGCACCCACAAAAAGGAGTTTTCGCGCAGCAACAAGAGTACTGACATCATACCCCGTTCTCGTTATGTGTGGGATTAAATCCATAGAACAGGAATTACTCTCAACGGTTTTGTTTCTCTATATCACTGCGTTGCAGAATATGGGGAAGTAAATGGTAGCCCTCGGGGAAGGTGAATGGCAAAAGTGGTGTCAGTACAGCAGGGGGGAAGTTCAGCTTAATCTTTTTAAAAGGTAGTAATAAGAAACCACAGACCCACAAACTGGACGCTCAACCGCGTTTAAAGTTACCGTTTAAGACGCGCAAATAAAAGTTGTCTCTCCGTTATGAGAATACTTCACTCCTATTACCCACTTTCGACGCTTTTCTCACTCCGATACTTCGAAACAGACCCTACTAATGGTCTCGTCCCAGCTGAAACATAATATCTCCATCTGCACCCAATGCCCAGTCCATTGAAAACCAGCTCAGAAATTGTCACTTCTGGCTCCCTAATCTTTAACACAACTTGCTTAGCGGCGGATGTCATGACCCTATGTGTAAAGGAGATATCGTCTCCTACATGAATCAGTGCATTTTGCTCAACGTAAACACACCCTGCGTTTGACCGAGTTGAAACCGGTAGCTGATTCCCCACAAACAACTGAACCTTGCAAGTCCaactcccttcctttcagtACCTTCATGCCCCTTGAGAGACCTTCTACGTTTCAGTGATTCATGACCGGTGTTGTGTTTCTGCTTCTCGTCAAAACTGTAATATGGAAGGAGGTTTCCGAGCTAATGTCGGTCAAACGCTCGAAGGCAGTTTATCACATTACGAAAGTACTGCTATAACACAGCTATACAACAAGggaaagtttttaaaaaataaatacaccGTTAAAGCGCAGTTACCCTTTTTCCATCCCCCTAACAACTCTAcaggtaagaaaaaaatgtgctgcGTCGTAATGGACCCCAACATCTGGCAGTTATATGGCGTTTCCACTCTCCTCCGAAATTACAAATTGGCTGACGTTTCCATGCGTGTAACGATCATACTGCgaacaaagcaaagagacCAGGTAATTTTGCGAAGCACTCCTTAAATATACCAAAATATCCGTCAAAATGCTGACCACCTTGATAGAAAGCCTTTTTCCGCAAGAAGATAGAAATACCTCCGAAAAAATCCGGTTAAAACATAAAGCGGTAAAGGTTACGACATCGTAAAACAGATCACAaacatgcatatataaagTTGAAAATACAGTACATGCACGGTCTTTCAatcaaaaatttaaaaataaaagcaaccaAAGTAAaggcattttaaaaaaataaaaagaagaaaaagcggcaaccaaaaaaaaataaaattaaggGGTTGCACGATTTCCAACACATATACCGGCGAATGACAGACAGTGCTAACTCTTTATTCCTCTTGGCACTGCGAAGAGACAAAAAACTGTGGAAATAcaacttcctcttcccaaAATGAATAATTGCCCACAACATCTTCGCTTCACGATTGTGGTTTATCACTGAACCCGTATGGCTCCCAtgttcctcctcttcaccttcCTGACTTCCACAGCTTCCCTCACAATTATTTAATATTgtgaacacaaaacacacgtAAGTCAAAACGGTCAAATACAGACAAGTTACGGGGAAGACGGGACCACCAATCCTTCAAATATGAGACAAAACCTCTACAGCTCACTGTTCAGCATGCTGCGTAGACAGCTGAGACCACATTAGCGACAAAAGGTCAAAAAATGCACAAAGTCCCCGCCCCAATTATGGTAATCCCCTCTACAAAGATCATCTTGTACAACTGGTGTACAACACACCTCCGATGGAGTTAGATCTACTATACCACACAATCATAAAGATGGAAGACGGACATCAAGAGAGGCACCGTTGCTCTGCCATCACAGAGCACGAGCAGCAGAAAGCAGGGCCGATGCGTAACCCCCTTGATCGCACCTGCGCAGGTGAATCGATCGATTTAGTGAAAAAACagtctttaaaaaaatatcatACACCTCATATTACCGTGTAAATTCCATtgcaacaaagcaaaaacttAGTAATAACGGGAAGTTGACGTTACGATCAACTGTGCCGACGGCCGTGCCACAAACAAATACCAGAAAGATATAACCATTAACGCGCCAGAAACCGCAGCCCACTGTGATCACCAAGTCAGCAACTGGCCAAAAAGACAATATTAGTTTTTGAAGAGCTAGTAAAGACATCACACGTATAACGTCAACGGCACAAAGTGGTTGTACTCCACGCATCGGGGAATTCAAAAGAAGGTAAATTAAGTTCCCTTCATACAGAGGTAGTTTCTCCTCCATTGGCACCACCTGAGACTGACCTAGGAAACAGGGATGCCTCAAAGCCTGTTTGGTCACTCCTTATTTGTACTGTTAACCCCCCGAAGTGCCACAAAGAAACGACAGCAGAGGAAACAGATCCTGTGCGCATCACAGCCCCGTTACAGGGATGTGTCATTCAGAACGCATGCACATACACGGAGGTGTGACCGCACCGCTCACGTCCAGTTCCCCCTCgtgccaccaccgccacgtCCTGCACGAGTAATGAATTCGCTAGAACACATTCCCGCACCAAGAGAACCGAacggcaaaaacaaagaattgAAAAGAAACGGACCCACGCGCACTGTCGGATACTTAGATCCAATAAAAGTGATCACTGCACCTGCCTCGCCGCCGGGCGATCACgccctcctttcccctcgGTCGGGCGGCTCCGAGTACGCACCAAACACATTCACGGGTGTCTGGGACACCACACCCTTCACCACTGCCACCAAGCACTCACATACCGAACACCGTTGCGATCTACGGTATCCCTCTTGCTCTCCTTCGCGAAAGATGCCACACGCGACAGCGACCACAACAAACGGATCAGAGAGGCAAGACGGGGGCGACGCGAAAGCAAGGAGGCAGGAACCCACCCACTGGACGCCGGCGGCAAGGCCTGCAAGGCACGTGAGCCCTTCACGAACCATTTCCACCGCCCCCTGTGAAGGCCCCAGCCGCCCGACAAAGTCGCACTGCCCTTGCGGCCTGCATCGCCGGGGGAAATAGGAGAGCCGATAATACCTCTAGTGGAGGGAAGTTTTGATGACGCTGAGCACCTCCAACTTTCAACTACAAATAGGTTCCGGAGTCCCTGCGCACCGCAGACCGCAACGACAGAATACCTCAGAAAGGAACACTGTCAGCCACTTGGATAAAAGCAACACCGCCTCTTCCAATAGATGAATATCAACCCACAAGACAGCGTGATTTCCAGATACGCCGGTCACCCCACCGCGGTGCCAACGGAAAATACTTCACAGATAAGGGAAGCCAACATCTAGCACACCACTCGAGTCATCAACTTGGGGCTCGCACTTACGACACATCGACCAGAGCACACGCGCACAGCACTAACAGAGAATTTCGGGTAACGTATAGCCTCTAAGTACGCACTATTCCCGACGCAATCGCGTTATCACATACCCGCGTTAATGGAATCGTCCTGTTCCTGAACACGGACGTCGAAAAGAACCAAGTTCTTATTTTCTGTGGAACAAATTAGGACGTGAGAGGACTCCTAGACGAGAAAGGTCGACCTTTACTGATGTGCCTCGCAAAAAGGTGTCTTCCTCCAGCCAACACCCGATGCGATCCCAGCATCCCGACGGAAGTGGGGACGCTTAGTTTTTCTTGAGGGTGGGCGCTTTTCCATGACGCCACGGTGTACCGTCGGCCGTTGATGCGGTGGCGCGCTAGTTTTGTGGGTCATGGCTGCCGAGCGTCGTTATTCACCAACACGACATTCGAAGTGGTAAAACCCCTCAGCCTTTCCGTCCCGCCTTTTGCAACAGAGTACCGGTTTTCTGAGGTTCCTCCCCAGCGCGCGTTGATCGTCAAAGTCGACGAGGGTTTCGGGGGGAGAGCGTGCGACTAGAAATTTAAAATGATGAGTGGGCGGCCTAGCCGGACCGCGCTGGAATAAGGTGGCAACCATTCTGCGGGTGTGAACCCTTGGAGCTGCGCGTTCGCTGTCGCGGCCTGCCGGTGAGCCGGGCTGCCCGGTATACTATCGAGGGAGTAGGTACTTTTATGCCGTGCTCGTTAGGTGTTTCTGTCCGCGTTTCCTCCTTGACCGTAAGG
Proteins encoded in this window:
- a CDS encoding ferric reductase, putative, with product MDLIPHITRTGYDVSTLVAARKLLFVGAISVCIAVLGLLLWFKAEMFNNVGPHPSNWAGYDALNFIGLFSFGVFSTLGVSLLYVGTSTLACIHGGILGLILMGMLGLVFVVLGGLGAVWGSETMQCLAVFCTGSTASTNRGGRPEAGVAFRSGLGLAAFLSFVPIGVVILFQAARRVFGVDPFWTGHKGRRFVSDRFAPLLRFLFAVAFVSFWAVVSLYMPNSLESFLPVRIARNARMLSSHNYTLCRTEPHTYTCPDLPWSWIRTRNLVINDEVVLKAYPSNLIFYGYLFVILLTTALIRSFRYGRRFLKRRCPVLRDYTYGEVGFLFLTFSMIVLFFLYWIQGHNFKQRYTDISNDTVSSERWYRSMGQLAVAFLSLSIFPVSRYSVLHSILGTSWESSIWVHRLLGYGALLGIVGHAIGWYVRCFELGVFPQGIFSIPAVDPPGNRDDYTIPLITLTTLFSLVSTIIFALEPLRRRFYELFYYAHIVTFYMLVPVVLWHAASAWEYFLPGLTIWFLDWLLRIYRRGSTVDLVSATASGSFVEIRFRHGSLGALPGQFVFVNVPDISLLQWHPFSIMCEHEGYYLLYIKSMGEGTWTEKLGKLVCRRGLKFKLYVEGPCGRALDINEHQNILFVAGGIGITPCASVYSHICDRMALGLRSPTPMLLWSVRDRELLLLMSQLWQGGDLSAVSTSSTIEEAPSDRIQVFFTGGCNVEDGEYTCVVNERMDIFDRIPQVIAGKDPRTVLLFACGSPVLVELARSVAHSLGVDFHQETFLL